The Metamycoplasma subdolum DNA window AATTTGAATTGGATCTTGTGTCCGTTGAATTCGACTTCTTTGATGTTTAGTTTTTTTACTATATATTTAAGTAGTTCTTCAACCCTTTCCATCATTCCAAAATTGTCTGAATAAGCTTCATAAAATTCTATTGAAGTAAACTCAGGGTTGTGGGTTGTGTCAACTCCTTCATTTCTAAAAATCCGACCAATTTCATATACTCTTTCAAAACCACCAACTAAAAGTTTTTTAAGTGGAAGTTCAGTTGCAATTCTTAAATAAAAATCAGCACCAAGAGCGTTATAAAAAGTTTTAAAAGGTCTTGCAGCAGCGCCACCTAAAATTGGGTGAAGAACAGGAGTGTCAACTTCAAGATAACCAAGATTGTCAAAGAATTCACGAATTGTTTTGATGATTTTAGTTCTTAAAATAAAAGTTTCTTTTGCTCTTTCATTAATAATTAAATCAACATAACGATGTCTATAACGTTCTTCGATATCAACAAGGCCGTGATATTTTTCAGGTAAAGGCTTTAAGGCTTTAGTTAATAATTTAATTTTTTCAACTTTAATCATTAAAGCATTTGTGTGAGTTTTAGAGATTTGACCTTTTGCTGAAATAATATCGCCAAGATCTAGTGAATCTAAAATGATTTTTGTTTTTGAATCATATTCTTTTTTGTTATCTACATAAAGTTGGATGTTGCTGTCACGATCTTGAAGAACAATGAAAGGGCCACGTCTTGTCATAACACGACCATTAAAAATAACATTTAAATTTAATGCTTCAATTTCTTCACGAGTTTTATCTTCGTATTTGTCATGAATTTCTTTAGCAGAAATTGTTGGTTTGATTGTTGCACTGAAAGCAGAAATTTTATTTTTTTGTAAAGATTTAATTTTATCTCTTCTGATTTGCTCTTGCTCAGTAAATTTTCTTTCCATTATTAATTCCTTTTGAGTTTTAATTAATTAACTTAATTTTACTAAAAACTTGATTTTAATTTCTCAATTAAAAAACACGCCATTAGCGTGCTTAGATTAAATTATTTTTTCATTTGTTCAGCAACTTCAGTTGCAAAGTCTACAGACTTTTTCTCAATACCTTCACCAACTTCAAAACGCACGTAGTCTAAAAGTTTCATGTTAGCATTTTCTAAAACAACTTTAACAATTTTGCTGTCATCAATAACAAATGGTTGATATAGAAGAACTCCAAGTTCGTTGTATTCTTTTCTAAATAATCCAGCTTTCATTGAAGCTTGAATTTTTTCAGGTTTTCCTACTAAAGCTTTATTTGATGAAACTGTTTTGTCAACTTTTTGTGCTACATCTTTAGGTAAACATTCTTCACATAAATATGAAGGATTTAGTGCTGAAACATGCATTGCAATTTGTCTTGCAAGTTCTTCGTTTTTGCCTTCAGCTTTTACAATAACAGCGATTCTGTCACCAAAGTGAGTGTATCCCGCTAAGATTTCATTTGCTTTTGCAACATATTTTTCTGCTCTTCTTAAAGCAATTTTTTCACCAATTTTAGCAGTTAGTTCGTTGGTACCTTCTTCAATAGTTTTACCATCAATTTTTAGTTTTTTAGCATCTTCAATTGTGCTTCATTTTTCTTTTGCTAAAGTAACTTGCACTTTGTTTGCAAATTCTTGAAATAGTTTGTTTTTAGCAACAAAGTCAGTTTCTGAATTAAGTTCAAAGATAACTGCAACTTTACCATCAACATAAGCTTTTGTTACACCTTCAGCAGCAATTCTTCCTGCTTTCTTAGCAGCTTTAATGATTCCTTTTTCTTGCAATCATTTGATTGCCGCTTCAACATCGTTTTTGGTTGCTTCAAGAGCATTTTTACAATCTAGAAATCCTGAATTTGTTCTTTCTCTAAGTTCTTTTACTTTATTTAAATCAACAGCCATATTTAACCTCCAAGTGTTTTATTTTCCTTCTTTTACTTCTTCTTTTTTAACTTCTTTAGTATGAGTATCTACTGTTCTTTCTTCATATCTGTTGTTATTATATCTTTTCTTTGGAACATATTCTTTTTTAGGTTCTTCAGGAAGAATAATATCTTCATTTTTTCTATAAGCGAACAGTTGTTCTTGACCTTTTGCACTACAGATAGCATCAGCTAAAACAGTTAAAATTAATGTTACTGATTTTACTGAATCATCGTTTGCTGGAATGATAACATCAACTAAATCTGGGTCAGTGTTTGTATCTTGAATAGCAATAATTTTTAAACCTTTTTTCTTAGCTTCAAGAATAGCAATTTTATCATCTAAAGGTGAAGCGGAAATCATAACTTGAGGTGTTTGTTTACCTGCTAATTTTCTAATTCCGCCTAAGTTCTTTTGAAGTTTAGCGATCTTTTTGTCAAATAAAAGACCTTCTTTTTTAGTATAACCTTCATAGTTAGTTGCTTGTAAATTTTCAAGTCTTTCAAGCTCTCTAACACTTCTAAAAATGGTTTGTGAGTTAGTTAATGTTCCGCCCAATCATCTTTCTGAAACATATGCTGAACTTGTTCTTGCTGCAGCTTGTTCAATTGCTTTTTTTGCTTGTTTTTTAGTTCCAACTCAAATAAATGAAATAGGTTTTGAAGCCATTTTTTGTAATAGTTTGTAAGCAAGTTCTAATGCTTTTTGAGTTTTGGCAACGTCTAGAATGTGAATTCCCATTCTTTTTCCTCAAATGTATTGTTTCATTTTTGGATTTCACATTGCAACTTTGTGTCCAAAGTAAGTACCAGCTTCAAGTAATTTTTCACGTGAAATAATTTCAGGTACTGCTTGAATTTTTTCTTGTTTTTTAACTTCAGGTTTTTCTTCAACCTTGTGCTTTGAAGTTTTTTTAACTTCAACTTCTTTTTTAGTTTTTTCCATGTTTTTCCTTTTGTTAACTTCCTATTGTTTCTAACAGTAAGCATTACTTTTGTAACACACGCCACTGGATTCGCAATAGTGTTTAATTAATTAATTTTTTTGTTTTATAACATTAGTTAAATAATATTATGAGTAAATTTTAACATAAAATACAAAAAGTTTTAGACATTAATTTGCTTAAAATTGAGCAAAATTTTTAAATTAAAAAATAGTTAAAAAAAATCTGTTTTTATTTAAAACTAACTTACAATCCACACTATTAAAAGTGAGTTAGGGAGTATAATATTTAGACTGCCTTCTTTTAATAAGCAGTATAAAAACTAAACAAGGAAAATAAATGAAAAAGGGAAAATTTTTATTATTAGGCGGGTTATCCGCAGCAGTTTTACCAATGGTTCCTTTAACAATTAGTTGTGGAAATGGTGAACAAAAGAAACCTGAGAAATCTTTTGAAGATTTAACAGCAGCAGAAAAACTAACATTTGTTACAGAAAAATTCAATAAATTAGATGAAGCTGATAAAAAGAAATTTTTAAGTAACTCAAAAGCTTTAAAAGAATTACTTAACCAAGATGAAGTACACACCTTAATTGATGAATTAAATAAAGATGCAGCTCAATTCGGCTCAATCGTTTGATACATCAAATCAGCTGAATCTTTAATTGGAAAAGAACAAGCATTTGCAACCGCTAAAAAAGCATTTGATGCTTTAAAAGCAAATGTAAAAGCTCAAGCAGTGTTTGATTTTAATCAAGATTTCAACACTGCACAAAAAGTTGATAATCCTACAAAAACAATTCCTGTAATTTTTATGGACATCGATGAAACCGTTCTACAAAATGACTACACTGAAGCATTTGGCATGTTAAATGGTGGATACAGTGGTGAAATGAAAGAAAAGAACGATTTAAAAGGAAAAAGATTTGCAGTTCCTGGTGCCGTTGAATTCATTAACCACGTTCAATCAAATGGTGGATTAGTAATTTATCAATCAGATATGAACCAATCAACCGCTGTTGTTCAAGCAGTAAAAGAAAACCTTAAAAAAGTTGGTGTTAAATTCGTCGCTGACTTCCAATTCTGAATGCGTGGTTCAATGCCTTACGTAGCTGAAAATGAAATGGATATCACTGATGAAAAAACCAAAGATATGACAGATGATCAACTAAAAGAACTTGCTAAGAACACTAAATTCACAACAGACTTTAGTCCAAAACCTTGAAGAACTTGAACTAACTCAAGTGCTGCATATCGTTTAGGTAAATTAGTTTACAAAACTGATCGTATGCAAGGTGCTGATGCAAACACAAAAGGTTGAAACTTTAATCAAGTTGATGGTAAATCAGGGGATGCAGTTAAGTTATTAACTTTAATGAAAATTGGAGACAACTTTAATGACTTCTTTGACCGTTTATCAAAAGATAAAAGTTTAAAAAATAATGATGAACGTACAAAAATTTACACTGAAAATGAAAAATTGAGAGCATTATTTACTAAATTTGATGCTAACTATTTGGAAGCTAAAAAAGTAGGCAATAAATATGAATTAAGCGAAGTTGCGGATCGTCCAAACGCTTATATATTAATTCCTGGAAACAGTGAATATGGTGGTTGATTAGACTATTATGGTTACAAAACAACCTTTAAAAATTTATATGAAGAACTAAAAGCAATTTTAGCTGATCCAAAATATGAAAAAGGACCAGAAAGATAATTAGCTTTTCAAAAACTTGCCTAAAAAACGGGCAAGTTTTTCTTTTTTGTTTCAATAAAAAACTTCTTTTAATCTAACCATTTTCTTATCTTTTTAAAAGATATAATTTAATTATTAGCAATAAAAGTAAAGGAGATTTTGTGAGAAAAGTTTATTTAATTTTAGGTCATCCTAATAAAGATTCATTTAATGGAAAGTTAGTCGATGCTTATGAAAAAAGATTGAAAGAATTAAAGATTGAAGTTAGAAGAGTTAACTTGATTGATTTAGATTTTGATCTTATTTTAAGAAAGGACAAACAAGAACATCAAAGCACTATTGAAAAAGAACAAGCGAACATTATGTGAGCTGATGAACTTATATTCTTTTATCCGCTTTGGTGAGGCAATGTTCCTGCTTTATTAAAAGGTTACATTGACAATGTTTTTACTCATGGTTTTGCTTATAAACATCATGAAGATGACCCTTTGTGAGACAAGTTATTAGAAGGTAAAAAAGCAAGGATTTTTTCTACCTGCGATGCATCTAGCGAGTTTGTAAAAACTGACTATAAAGATTGTGATTTTATTTTTCTTAAAAAAGCAGTATTTTGATTTACAGGAATTAAAACTATTGAGACATATAGAATAGGGGAACTATATATAATGAACGATGAAGAAAGAGAAAAGGAAATCAATAAAATAATTAGTACAATAAAAAAATAAGCGATTTTCCAAAAACGCTTATTTTAATGTGTCTTTTTCGGAATTTAATGTTTCGAATTTTATGATGAAATTAGAACTTTTCTCATGGACTTTTTTTGTCAGTTATTGCATCAATAATATCGCTTGGAATGTCTTCATAATCTTTTAATCCTTGGCTTGTTTCTTTGCTTACTCTGCTTTTGATAATTAAGTAAATTCCAGTGATTATTGGGACAAAGAAAATACCTAGTATTTGGAAGTTTGCAAGCTTTTTAAGCCAGCCTGCAACTTGGACATTTTTAAGCATCTTTTGTGTAATGCTTGTGATTACAATAAGAGCAATAATAACAACTGCTGTTGGGATTCATAAAAAGTGTCCTTCACTTGCCCCAGTTTTGACATAATATGCTGCAATTACTGCTACAAAAATATCTAAAACAATTGTTAGAATTATTTGAATAAGTCCAAATATTAATGCTTTCGTTTTGAAAGATTTATCTTCATTTTGCATTAGTTCCCCCCTTAATGCTTATAGACAATTTTAGAAAAAAACTTGCAAAATTATTAGTTTGCAAGTTATTTATTCATAAATAAATAAGTTTTAATTCTTATTTTCATCATTTTTTTTGTTTAAATCTTCTGGATTGATATTATTTTTTTTCATAAAATCCATTGCTGATTGAATTTGTTGGTCAAATTCATTAAGAGCTTTTTCAAGTTCTTCATATTTCTTTTCTTCAAGAAGCTTCTTGATGTTTTCTTGAATTTTCTTGATTTCACCAAGTTTATCTTCACCAGCTTTTTTGGCTTCATCGCTATTAATAGTTTTATCTAAAGTATTAAGTGTTTGCTCGGCTCTAACTGTAACTTCAATTTCGTGACGTTTTTTCTTATCTTCTTCACGATTTTCTTCAGCTTCTTTTACCATCTTTTCAACTTCTTCATCAGATAGTTTTGATGTATTTGAAATAGTGATTGTTTGTTCTTTGTTTGTCTTTTTATCTTTAGCAGTTACTTTGGTAATTCCGTTAACATCAATTGAGAAACTTACTTCAATTTGAGGAACTCCACGAGGCGCTGGGTCAATACCTTCAAGGTTAAATTGACCTAAAATTTTATTATCTCTTGCAAGTTGTCTTTCACCTTGAGTTATTACTATTGTAACGGCTGATTGGTTATCAGCAGCGGTTGAGAAGATTTGACTTTTTGTGACTGGAATAGTTGTATTTCTTGGGATTAGAGGAGCCACAATTTCTCCTTCAACAACGATTCCTAAAGTTAAAGGTGTAACATCAAGTAATAGAACATCTTTAATATCTCCAGCTAAAACTGCACCTTGGATAGCAGCACCAACTGAAACAACTTCATCAGGGTTGATTGAATTGTTTGGTTTTTTGCCAGTTACTTCTTCTACAAGTTTTTGTACAGCTGGCATACGAGTAGATCCACCAACTAAAAGTACTTCATGAAGGTCGGTAAATTTCAAATTTGCATCTTTTAAAGCATCAAGTAAAGGTTTCTTTGTTCTCATTAAAAGATCTTCGGTCATTTTTTCAAATTCACTTCTTTTTAATTCTAGTTCAACGTTAATTGGACCATTTGCACTCATAGCTAAGAATGGAAGAGAAATGTTTGTAACTAAGCTTTCTGATAAAGTAATTTTTGCTCTTTCAGCTTCTTCTTTCAAACGAGCAAGTGCCATTTTATCGCCTGATACATCATAACTATATTTAGCTTTGATTTGATCTTTCATTCAATCAACAATTTTATGGTCTCAGTCATCCCCACCTAAGTGGTTATCACCTGAAGTTGAAAGAACTTCAAAAGTTCCATTTTCCATTTCAAGAATTGAAACGTCAAAGGTTCCACCACCAAGGTCAAAAACAAGAATTTTGTGGTTTTTGTTTTTGTCTTTGTCCATTCCAAATGAAAGTGCTGCAGCAGTTGGTTCGTTAATAATTCTAACAACATCAAGCCCTGCAATTAAACCTGCATTTTTAGTTGCTTCTCTTTGTGCGTTGTCAAAGTAAGCCGGAACAGTAATAACTGCTTTTTTAACACTTTGTCCAATTTTCTTTTCAGCATATTCTTTCATATATGAAAGTATCATTGCTGAAATTTCTTCAGGTTTATAATCTTTACCATTTGCATGAACAGTTTGACTTGTTCCCATAAGTCTCTTGATTGATGCGATAGAATCAGGGTTAGTTTCTAGTTGCCTTTTTGCAACTTCTCCAACAACTCTTTCTCCATTTTTAAATGCAACAACAGAAGGTGTAGTTCTTTTTCCGTTAGGATTTTCTAAAACTTTTGCCTTACCATTTTCCATAATTGATACTACTGAGTTTGTAGTTCCAAGGTCAATACCTAAAATAATTTCTTTAGCCATTTTATTCTCCTAAAAGTTATTTTTATTTATGTTTAACGATAACATACTCTTATATTTTAGCACTCTTTTTTATTGAGTGCCAAAAATAATTGATTTTTTTTGAGAGAGTGCTAACGTCTTAAAAGTAAAAAAAATATTGCCTGTTAAAGCAACACTTTTTAAAATATAACTAATATTACATAATGTATCAATAATTTGTTTACTTTTAGACTTAAAATATTAATATTTAAACAGTCATCTATAATTTTTGTAAAGCATCTACAACATTACTTTCATATTATTTCTAAATTTCTTCTTAAATTTAAATGTTTTTTATAAATTACTTGTTCTTAAAACAAGCCTTTAAAAATTCATCAAAAAGTGGATTAGATTTTAAAACACTTGTTGAGAATTCGGGGTGATATTGAACCCCAATATAGAATGGATGGCTTTTAACTTCACAGATTTCTGCGTTTCAATTTTTAGGGTTATAACCACTAAAAATAAACTCTTCATCTTGCAGTGTTTCAATATAATGTTTGCTGATTTCAAAACGATGTCTATGACGTGCAAAGAAGTTTTGATTGCCATAAATTTTTTCAGCAAGTGAGTTCTTTTCAACTTCAATTTCATCATTTCCAAGTCTTAAAGAACCACCAAGTTTATCTTTATCTCCATTGTCATAAAATGGAACTAAAACAAAAGTTTGTTTCTTATTTTTTTCTGCAAATTCTTGACTTGTTGCATCTTTGAATCCTAGTTTTCGTGCTTGACTTACAGACATTGCTTGGAAGCCTAAACAAATACCTAAGGTTGGAATTTTGTTTTCTCTTGTATAAGTTGCAACATTTACTTTTGATTCAAAACCACGAGCTCCAAAGCCTGGCAAAATCATAACTCCGTCATAATCTTTTACTGTTTCTTCAATGTTTTCCTCATTAATTTCATCAGCATTAATTAATTTGTATTCAAGTTCAAAATTTTGATGTGAAGCAGCAATCTTTAGTGATGAAATTATTGAAAGATAAGCATCTTCAAGACCCATATATTTCCCAACAAGTAAGACTTTAACTTTTTTGTCTTTTTTAGATAAAACTTTTTTAACAAAAGTTTCTCAAGGCTTATTTGCTTCTTTATCTATTGGCTGTTTAATTTTGAAATGTTCATAAATAATTTCTAGGATTTTTTGTTTTTCAAAATAAAGTGGAATTTGATAAATATTAGCAATATCTGGAACGTTTATAACGTGACTTGGATGAACGAAACTAGTTTCAGCAATTTTATTAATAATATTTAAATCAATTTCACCTTGAGATCTTAAAAGTAAGATCTGTGGGTTGATGCCATATGAACGCAAGGTTGAAATTGAAACTTGTGAAGGTTTTGATTTATATTCCTTTGAACTTGTTAAAAAAGGAACATAAGAAAGGTGAGCAAACATTACCTTTTTTGGATTAAGGTTAGCAAACTTACTTAATGCATAAATAAAAGGCATTGATTCAATGTCACCAACAGTACCTCCAATTTCAATAAGCACAAAATCAGGTTTATGTTTCTTTTCAATCTTCTCAATTCTTTCAATTATTTCATTAATGACATGAGGTACAACTTGAACAGTTTTTCCATTATAAAATCCATTTCTTTCTTTTTCAAAAATGTTGGTATAAATTCTTCCGCTCGTTAAATTGCTTTCACGGGTTAATTTGACATCCATAAATCTTTCATAATGTCCAAGGTCAAGATCTGTTTCTCCGCCATCAGCTGTTACATAAACTTCACCATGTTCATTTGGGCTCATTACCCCTGGATCTATGTTAAGATATGGATCTAATTTTAAAGCGAAGATTTTAAAACCTTGTGCTTTAAGCAAATTTCCAATACTTGCTACAGAGACTCCTTTTCCAAGCCCAGAAAGTACACCGCCTGTTACTACAATAAATTTAGTCATATTTTTCCTTTACTTAATTATTAATATAAATATTTTAAAATAAAAAGTGCCTATTATAATAAAGACACCTTTAGATTACAAGTTATCATAATCTTTTAAGTTTAAAACTTCTTTTTCTAAATCTTCAATAACCTGAGGAATTAGCTTTTCATCTTTAATTTGGGCTCCACTTGCTCTATGATGGCCGCCACCGTTTCATTTTATGGCAACATTTCTAACACAAGCTCCGTTTGATCTAAATTCGCAACGAATTGCATCTTCTTTTTCTTGAGTAAAGAAAACTCAAGCCTTTGCATCGTCAATGTTTGCTAAAGCAAAAGGTCTGTTCGCTTGAAGTGGATCATTAATTCCAAGTTTCTTTTGATCTTTTAATGAAAAGTAGAATGAAACAACTTGTTTATTTATTTTCATATTTTGATTGATGAAAGATTGAATTTTTAAATCATGTGAAGTTTTTTTAGCCATTTCTTCGTGAATTAAGTCTTTTTTGGCGCCATTTTCTCAAAGGTAAGCAACTAAATTTAAAGTTTTAGCATTAGTTGTTCCGGTTGTTAATCTGACTGAATCAGTATAGATTCCTAAATAAAGTGCTGTTGCTGCTTCAGGACTCATTTTTCAATTTAAGAAATAAGCAAGTTCTGTTACTTGTTGAGCAGCAGCGGGAGCTTCTGGTTCAACTCAACGAATTGAAGCATAAAGATCATCTTCGTTTGGATGATGGTCAATTCTTAAACAATCATCAAAAACAAAGTTATCTAAATATTCACGACATTCAAGTCTTTCTTTAAAGTTAGCATCAACAATTATTGCAAGTGAAGATTTAATTTTTCCTTCAGGAAGTTTATCCATTTTTAAATCTAAATAAGGGAATAAATTTTTAGAATCACCGATTGCGTAAACTTTTTTATCAGGAAAGTTTGCTTCAATAAGTTTTTTAAGTCCTCTTTGACTTCCAAGGCAATCTCCATCTGGTCTGATGTGGTGATAAATAATAATGTTTTTATAAGATTTTATTTGATTTTCAATTTTCTTAAAAAGTGCAAGTTTTTCTTTAGTAATTTTAAGCATGTTTTTCAACCTCTTCTTTTAAGTCTTGAATTAAGTTTTTCATATCTTTTTTGTTCTTGCAAGTTGCACCTGCTGCAACTTCATGTCCTCCGCCAGGAGCATATTTTTCACAAATATGATTAATTCAAATTCCGTTTGATCTAACTCTTGCTCTAATGTTTCCATTAGGTTCATCTATAAAAAGTACTCATACTTTTGAATCGCCAATGTTTCCTAAAACACTTACATCAACAGCTTCAAGATGATTTAATTTAAATTTATCCATAAGCTTTTTAGTTACGTGGAAGTAAATAACTTTGCCTTCTTTTTTGTAGTTTAACATCATATAAGCGTTAAAACGAACTTTTCTTTCATCACGATAAGAAAGCGGTAAATTTATTGATCAAACTTTAAATCCTTCAGCATTATGAAGATATGAAGTGACATCAAAAGTTCTTTTTTGAACGTATTCAAAGTTAAATCTACCAGAGTCTGTGTTAATTCCTAAATAAGTATATTTAGCGGCATTAAGTGAAACTTTTCATTTTGCCATCATTGCAATATAAGCAATTTGTTCAGCCGCAGCAGCAAATGTTTCATCTTCTCAAGTATAGTCATATTTAATATCTGGATCAACTGGGTGATGGTCAATTCTTAACATTTTAGTAAATGATTTTTTCAAGATATATTCAGAAAATTGAATTCTTCCTGAAGAGTTAGCATCAACAACAACACCAAGTGAGTTTTCAAAGTATTTTTTATCAACTTCTTCAAACTTGTCAAAATCTCAAGTTAAGAATGGGAAGTTGCCAACTGCATCACCAAATACAAAAACATTTTTATGAGGATAATTTGTTCTTAAAAATTCACGAAGTCCGAATTGACTTCCAAGGCAATCACCATCAGGTCTGATGTGGTGAAAAATAAAAATGTTGTCATATTTTTCAAGTGCATCAAGTGCAGTTTTTCAATTATTTTTTGCCATAAAATTTTTCTCCTTAATTTAGCTAATTTAACTAAATTATATAATTATAACTATTTTTAACAATTAGCGGGACTT harbors:
- the lysS gene encoding lysine--tRNA ligase, which codes for MERKFTEQEQIRRDKIKSLQKNKISAFSATIKPTISAKEIHDKYEDKTREEIEALNLNVIFNGRVMTRRGPFIVLQDRDSNIQLYVDNKKEYDSKTKIILDSLDLGDIISAKGQISKTHTNALMIKVEKIKLLTKALKPLPEKYHGLVDIEERYRHRYVDLIINERAKETFILRTKIIKTIREFFDNLGYLEVDTPVLHPILGGAAARPFKTFYNALGADFYLRIATELPLKKLLVGGFERVYEIGRIFRNEGVDTTHNPEFTSIEFYEAYSDNFGMMERVEELLKYIVKKLNIKEVEFNGHKIQFKFPFARINLVDAVSEKVGVDVRKLNDKQAIELAKKHGIKTEKYFKLGHVINELFEKYVEETLIQPTFVYGHPIEISPLAYKDEKDPRFTQRAELFICKKEFANMFTELNDPIDQLERFESQLAERESGNEEANEIDWDFVNALEYGMPPAGGCGIGIDRLVMLLTKNDSIREVLLFPQLKDMGNK
- the tsf gene encoding translation elongation factor Ts, with amino-acid sequence MAVDLNKVKELRERTNSGFLDCKNALEATKNDVEAAIKWLQEKGIIKAAKKAGRIAAEGVTKAYVDGKVAVIFELNSETDFVAKNKLFQEFANKVQVTLAKEKWSTIEDAKKLKIDGKTIEEGTNELTAKIGEKIALRRAEKYVAKANEILAGYTHFGDRIAVIVKAEGKNEELARQIAMHVSALNPSYLCEECLPKDVAQKVDKTVSSNKALVGKPEKIQASMKAGLFRKEYNELGVLLYQPFVIDDSKIVKVVLENANMKLLDYVRFEVGEGIEKKSVDFATEVAEQMKK
- the rpsB gene encoding 30S ribosomal protein S2 — protein: MEKTKKEVEVKKTSKHKVEEKPEVKKQEKIQAVPEIISREKLLEAGTYFGHKVAMWNPKMKQYIWGKRMGIHILDVAKTQKALELAYKLLQKMASKPISFIWVGTKKQAKKAIEQAAARTSSAYVSERWLGGTLTNSQTIFRSVRELERLENLQATNYEGYTKKEGLLFDKKIAKLQKNLGGIRKLAGKQTPQVMISASPLDDKIAILEAKKKGLKIIAIQDTNTDPDLVDVIIPANDDSVKSVTLILTVLADAICSAKGQEQLFAYRKNEDIILPEEPKKEYVPKKRYNNNRYEERTVDTHTKEVKKEEVKEGK
- a CDS encoding HAD family acid phosphatase; translation: MKKGKFLLLGGLSAAVLPMVPLTISCGNGEQKKPEKSFEDLTAAEKLTFVTEKFNKLDEADKKKFLSNSKALKELLNQDEVHTLIDELNKDAAQFGSIVWYIKSAESLIGKEQAFATAKKAFDALKANVKAQAVFDFNQDFNTAQKVDNPTKTIPVIFMDIDETVLQNDYTEAFGMLNGGYSGEMKEKNDLKGKRFAVPGAVEFINHVQSNGGLVIYQSDMNQSTAVVQAVKENLKKVGVKFVADFQFWMRGSMPYVAENEMDITDEKTKDMTDDQLKELAKNTKFTTDFSPKPWRTWTNSSAAYRLGKLVYKTDRMQGADANTKGWNFNQVDGKSGDAVKLLTLMKIGDNFNDFFDRLSKDKSLKNNDERTKIYTENEKLRALFTKFDANYLEAKKVGNKYELSEVADRPNAYILIPGNSEYGGWLDYYGYKTTFKNLYEELKAILADPKYEKGPER
- a CDS encoding NAD(P)H-dependent oxidoreductase, whose translation is MRKVYLILGHPNKDSFNGKLVDAYEKRLKELKIEVRRVNLIDLDFDLILRKDKQEHQSTIEKEQANIMWADELIFFYPLWWGNVPALLKGYIDNVFTHGFAYKHHEDDPLWDKLLEGKKARIFSTCDASSEFVKTDYKDCDFIFLKKAVFWFTGIKTIETYRIGELYIMNDEEREKEINKIISTIKK
- the dnaK gene encoding molecular chaperone DnaK; this translates as MAKEIILGIDLGTTNSVVSIMENGKAKVLENPNGKRTTPSVVAFKNGERVVGEVAKRQLETNPDSIASIKRLMGTSQTVHANGKDYKPEEISAMILSYMKEYAEKKIGQSVKKAVITVPAYFDNAQREATKNAGLIAGLDVVRIINEPTAAALSFGMDKDKNKNHKILVFDLGGGTFDVSILEMENGTFEVLSTSGDNHLGGDDWDHKIVDWMKDQIKAKYSYDVSGDKMALARLKEEAERAKITLSESLVTNISLPFLAMSANGPINVELELKRSEFEKMTEDLLMRTKKPLLDALKDANLKFTDLHEVLLVGGSTRMPAVQKLVEEVTGKKPNNSINPDEVVSVGAAIQGAVLAGDIKDVLLLDVTPLTLGIVVEGEIVAPLIPRNTTIPVTKSQIFSTAADNQSAVTIVITQGERQLARDNKILGQFNLEGIDPAPRGVPQIEVSFSIDVNGITKVTAKDKKTNKEQTITISNTSKLSDEEVEKMVKEAEENREEDKKKRHEIEVTVRAEQTLNTLDKTINSDEAKKAGEDKLGEIKKIQENIKKLLEEKKYEELEKALNEFDQQIQSAMDFMKKNNINPEDLNKKNDENKN
- a CDS encoding CTP synthase, translating into MTKFIVVTGGVLSGLGKGVSVASIGNLLKAQGFKIFALKLDPYLNIDPGVMSPNEHGEVYVTADGGETDLDLGHYERFMDVKLTRESNLTSGRIYTNIFEKERNGFYNGKTVQVVPHVINEIIERIEKIEKKHKPDFVLIEIGGTVGDIESMPFIYALSKFANLNPKKVMFAHLSYVPFLTSSKEYKSKPSQVSISTLRSYGINPQILLLRSQGEIDLNIINKIAETSFVHPSHVINVPDIANIYQIPLYFEKQKILEIIYEHFKIKQPIDKEANKPWETFVKKVLSKKDKKVKVLLVGKYMGLEDAYLSIISSLKIAASHQNFELEYKLINADEINEENIEETVKDYDGVMILPGFGARGFESKVNVATYTRENKIPTLGICLGFQAMSVSQARKLGFKDATSQEFAEKNKKQTFVLVPFYDNGDKDKLGGSLRLGNDEIEVEKNSLAEKIYGNQNFFARHRHRFEISKHYIETLQDEEFIFSGYNPKNWNAEICEVKSHPFYIGVQYHPEFSTSVLKSNPLFDEFLKACFKNK
- a CDS encoding DHH family phosphoesterase, encoding MLKITKEKLALFKKIENQIKSYKNIIIYHHIRPDGDCLGSQRGLKKLIEANFPDKKVYAIGDSKNLFPYLDLKMDKLPEGKIKSSLAIIVDANFKERLECREYLDNFVFDDCLRIDHHPNEDDLYASIRWVEPEAPAAAQQVTELAYFLNWKMSPEAATALYLGIYTDSVRLTTGTTNAKTLNLVAYLWENGAKKDLIHEEMAKKTSHDLKIQSFINQNMKINKQVVSFYFSLKDQKKLGINDPLQANRPFALANIDDAKAWVFFTQEKEDAIRCEFRSNGACVRNVAIKWNGGGHHRASGAQIKDEKLIPQVIEDLEKEVLNLKDYDNL
- a CDS encoding DHH family phosphoesterase, encoding MAKNNWKTALDALEKYDNIFIFHHIRPDGDCLGSQFGLREFLRTNYPHKNVFVFGDAVGNFPFLTWDFDKFEEVDKKYFENSLGVVVDANSSGRIQFSEYILKKSFTKMLRIDHHPVDPDIKYDYTWEDETFAAAAEQIAYIAMMAKWKVSLNAAKYTYLGINTDSGRFNFEYVQKRTFDVTSYLHNAEGFKVWSINLPLSYRDERKVRFNAYMMLNYKKEGKVIYFHVTKKLMDKFKLNHLEAVDVSVLGNIGDSKVWVLFIDEPNGNIRARVRSNGIWINHICEKYAPGGGHEVAAGATCKNKKDMKNLIQDLKEEVEKHA